In Trichoderma atroviride chromosome 2, complete sequence, one DNA window encodes the following:
- a CDS encoding uncharacterized protein (EggNog:ENOG41), with amino-acid sequence MTVIFFVPPNTPDGIPLLQEAHEMDNRKKMKISDLLRWAISIDNKRNAEQPVTKLFSRLALSLSRTWPTVQLERHQIRIRTKDLGTGKMVMNDGIGRISASLAKKVAELLGLTDCPSCFQGRLGSAKGMWLIDVDSEGDFEEDFEKDWVEIYPSQRKWECDFKDVHHRTLEIRNWPAELKSASLNQQFIPVLEARSKDSGLMRRVMSSHLQRALHADLGEQTDAMKDTMSLRLWIHQSGPSRNDRLLDGSAEFLAGLPNNSADKVAFLLDSGFDQKRLKYLKDAVLDIYQKKADTLKTKMNITVPCSAYVYMAADFSSTLEEGEVHLSFSTKFQVEGFSDTLLEQMDILVARAPAHLPSDIQRVRVVSRPELRRLKDVIIFSTKGSVPLADKLSGGDYDGDIAWVCWDQSIVQNFQNASVPEQMDFIKGGYLRKNTTKFTDILDGVTSGEFNQNADNVSKHLEDACTEFMSQAFLFNLQPSFLGRCTKFKERLCYMRNSVQDEGAIRLSQLLGYLVDQSKQGIEFTDDDWKRFVKNQLGMKGMFLDDPEYSKEDGERPRVKGRLHILDYLRFDVAKKVIEEVLVELTQKTNTYGAINFDEDLTKLYNKYDERASGKDEDASYCRQLRTHLRDEIDGLRTEWRISMKKKGKGEEISNYANKVEALYQKWLDIKPPQELLASGRFPELLPDPTRDSATSNWELLKASTTFKRHDNSPFAWMMAGKQLAYLKAMAHRAPGETSKVLMIPEMWGVLRPDKKLIMSLSVQREAARDSESALALEEVFEFDDNGTVIDDA; translated from the exons ATGACGGTGATTTTTTTCGTCCCCCCCAACACTCCAGACGGTATTCCGCTGCTGCAGGAAGCACATGAGATGGATAACCgcaaaaagatgaagatcaGTGATCTGCTGCGATGGGCGATTAGCATCGATAACAAACGGAATGCTGAACAGCCTGTTACTAAACTGTTTTCTCGTTTAGCATTAA GCCTGAGTCGAACTTGGCCCACTGTTCAACTCGAACGACATCAGATTCGCATCCGAACCAAAGACTTGGGGACCGGTAAGATGGTGATGAATGATGGCATTGGCCGCATTTCTGCAAGCTTAGCTAAGAAAGTCGCCGAGTTGCTTGGGCTGACAGATTGCCCGAGCTGCTTCCAAGGGCGACTGGGAAGTGCAAAAGGCATGTGGTTGATTGATGTTGACAGCGAAGGTGATTTTGAGGAAGACTTCGAAAAAGACTGGGTCGAAATATATCCGTCACAAAGGAAATGGGAATGCGATTTCAAAGATGTGCACCACCGAACTCTCGAAATACGTAACTGGCCTGCAGAGCTGAAATCGGCTTCTTTAAATCAGCAATTTATCCCGGTGCTGGAAGCGCGGTCAAAGGACTCGGGGTTAATGCGGCGGGTAATGTCTTCGCACTTACAGAGAGCCCTGCACGCCGACCTTGGAGAACAAACGGACGCGATGAAAGACACTATGAGTCTTCGACTGTGGATTCATCAATCCGGACCATCAAGGAACGATCGGCTGTTGGATGGGTCTGCAGAATTTCTAGCTGGTCTGCCCAATAATAGTGCCGATAAAGTGGCCTTTTTGCTAGACTCTGGGTTCGAtcagaagaggctgaagtACCTGAAGGATGCTGTTTTGGACATCTaccagaagaaggctgatACTCTAAAGACCAAGATGAACATCACCGTTCCATGTTCGGCGTACGTCTACATGGCTGCTGACTTCTCATCTACTCTCGAGGAAGGAGAAGTAcatctttccttttccacaAAATTTCAGGTTGAAGGGTTCTCGGACACGctgctggagcagatggatATTTTGGTAGCAAGAGCCCCAGCCCATTTACCCAGTGATATCCAGCGAGTCAGAGTAGTATCTCGACCTGAGCTTCGGAGACTGAAGGATGTCATTATATTCTCAACAAAGGGATCTGTTCCTCTTGCCGACAAATTGTCGGGCGGCGATTACGATGGCGACATAGCGTGGGTATGCTGGGACCAAAGCATTGTGCAGAATTTCCAAAACGCTTCCGTACCAGAGCAGATGGATTTCATCAAAGGTGGCTATCTGCGCAAAAACACGACCAAATTTACGGATATATTGGACGGTGTTACAAGTGGCGAGTTCAACCAGAATGCAGACAACGTATCTAAACACCTCGAAGATGCTTGTACAGAATTCATGTCTCAGGCGTTTTTGTTCAATCTACAGCCTTCGTTTTTGGGCCGATGTACAAAGTTTAAAGAAAGGCTCTGCTATATGCGGAATTCGGTTCAAGATGAAGGTGCTATTCGTTTAAGCCAATTGCTTGGCTACTTGGTAGATCAGAGCAAACAGGGCATTGAGTTTACCGACGACGACTGGAAGCGATTTGTTAAAAACCAGCTTGGAATGAAGGGTATGTTTCTGGACGACCCTGAATATTCGAAAGAAGATGGGGAAAGGCCTCGTGTTAAAGGCCGGTTGCATATTCTTGATTACCTTAGGTTTGACGTTGCTAAAAAGGTGATTGAAGAAGTCTTGGTAGAGCTGACCCAAAAAACCAATACTTATGGCGCAATCAACTTTGACGAAGACCTTACCAAGCTGTACAACAAGTATGACGAAAGAGCGAGCGGGAAAGACGAGGACGCTTCATACTGCAGACAGCTGCGAACGCATCtccgagatgagattgacgGACTTCGGACCGAGTGGCGTATCagtatgaagaagaagggcaaaggagaagaaatctCCAATTATGCTAATAAAGTCGAGGCTTTATATCAGAAATGGCTCGATATCAAACCTCCACAAGAGCTACTCGCAAGCGGCCGCTTTCCAGAGCTACTCCCCGACCCTACCAGAGACTCTGCAACAAGTAACTGGGAGCTCCTTAAAGCTTCAACTACTTTCAAAAGACATGACAACTCTCCATTTGCTTGGATGATGGCTGGAAAGCAGCTAGCCTATCTCAAAGCGATGGCGCACCGCGCTCCAGGAGAGACGTCCAAGGTGTTGATGATACCGGAAATGTGGGGTGTCTTGCGGCCGGACAAGAAACTCATCATGTCTCTTTCGGTGCAGCGAGAGGCGGCTCGGGATTCGGAGAGTGCACTGGCTCTTGAAGAGGTGTTTGAGTTTGACGATAATGGTACCGTTATTGACGATGCCTGA
- a CDS encoding uncharacterized protein (EggNog:ENOG41) encodes MSSLKRDGDMSAAASGNRTPLLHLGLNGQGNYNAMISNPSFRPLPPGADPREDAAMAMAEMQNGSSIQDMSAMSYPQQMPGNLAMDGIPPIVDPMQFNAPMELYDSIWVGKS; translated from the exons ATGTCGAGCCTTAAGCGAGATGGCGACATGTCTGCAGCGGCCAGCGGAAATCGTACTCCCTTGCTACACCTTGGACTGAATGGCCAGGGCAATTATAATGCCATGATTTCGAATCCTTCATTCCGCCCCTTGCCGCCGGGTGCGGATCCCCGCGAAGACGCAgcgatggccatggccgagatgcAGAACGGTTCATCCATACAGGACATGTCTGC AATGAGCTATCCTCAGCAAATGCCTGGCAATCTTGCTATGGACGGCATCCCGCCTATTGTCGACCCGATGCAGTTCAATGCTCCCATGGAACTCTACGATTCTATCTGGGTTGGTAAGTCATGA
- a CDS encoding uncharacterized protein (TransMembrane:12 (i57-76o82-102i133-157o163-185i197-214o244-268i280-301o321-350i384-402o408-430i457-479o485-502i)) — protein MAFESSSPVGGPLVSDEKYVQGISDKPVGDGPNHDIAAGQAGEEGLKRELNSRHLQFIAIGAALGTGLFLGIGGALSKAGPGSLFISFLFLGSVVYSIMVALGEMASYIPVTGAFTVYASRFMDPTLGFAMGWIYWFSWVITIGLELTASGLIIQYWTESISIGVWIAIFWVVFTAAQFLPTFIFGEMEAYLSSIKVITIFGFVIFGICVNAGVGDQGYIGFKYWRDPGAFAEYMVDGAIGKFVGFWTVLITAGFSFQGTELVVIGAGETANPRKTIPTAIRWTFWSVFLLFNCTVFFVGINVPYDNPDLQSGSTNASASPLVIVAKLAGIQALPSIINAVLLTAVLSAANSDIFSSSRILVAMAGEGHAPAFFKKANRYGTPYYAVAACSAFGLLAFLNLSNNGTTVFNWLLNITAVAGFISWSLINLCHIRFMNVLKYQNIPRDELPYKAPFQPYLSWFGFFFNLLILITNGFTVFIEWNTSDFFACYVSVLLFIVLYVGHKIVYRTSWKWIPLAEVDISKGRSDA, from the coding sequence ATGGCCTTTGAATCATCTTCCCCCGTGGGAGGACCGCTGGTGTCTGACGAGAAGTACGTCCAAGGCATCAGCGACAAGCCCGTAGGCGATGGCCCGAACCACGACATCGCAGCGGGccaggccggcgaggagggcCTGAAGCGCGAGCTCAACTCCCGCCACTTGCAATTCATCGCCATCGGTGCTGCGCTCGGCACCGGCCTGTTCCTGGGCATTGGCGGTGCTCTGTCCAAGGCCGGGCCTggctctctcttcatctccttcctGTTCCTCGGCAGCGTCGTCTACTCCATCATGGTGGCGCTGGGCGAGATGGCGTCATACATTCCCGTCACGGGAGCCTTTACCGTCTATGCGTCGCGGTTCATGGATCCCACGCTTGGTTTTGCCATGGGCTGGATCTATTGGTTCAGCTGGGTCATCACCATCGGTCTGGAGTTGACCGCCAGCGGCCTCATTATCCAGTACTGGACCGAGTCTATCAGCATTGGAGTCTGGATTGCCATTTTCTGGGTGGTCTTCACAGCTGCGCAGTTCCTGCCGACCTTCATTTTTGGCGAAATGGAGGCCTAcctctccagcatcaaggtCATTACCATCTtcggcttcgtcatcttcggcaTCTGTGTCAACGCCGGTGTCGGTGACCAGGGCTACATTGGCTTCAAGTACTGGAGAGATCCTGGTGCTTTTGCCGAGTACATGGTCGACGGCGCAATTGGCAAGTTTGTCGGTTTCTGGACCGTGCTCATCACTGCCGGCTTCAGTTTCCAGGGAACAGAGCTGGTCGTCATCGGTGCTGGTGAGACAGCCAACCCTCGCAAGACCATCCCAACTGCCATCCGATGGACATTCTGGTCCGtcttcctgctcttcaactgcaccgtcttcttcgtcggcaTCAACGTGCCCTACGACAACCCCGACCTCCAGAGCGGATCGACCAACGCCTCGGCCTCGCctctcgtcatcgtcgccaagctcgccgGCATCCAGGCCCTTccctccatcatcaacgccgtcCTGCTGACCGCCGTCCTGTCCGCCGCCAACTCGgacatcttctccagcagccgcatcTTGGTTGCCATGGCCGGCGAGGGCCACGCGcccgccttcttcaagaagGCCAACCGATACGGAACTCCGTACTACGCCGTCGCCGCCTGCTCGGCCTTTGGTCTGCTGGCCTTCCTCAACCTGTCCAACAACGGAACGACCGTCTTCAACTGGCTGCTAAACATCACGGCCGTAGCCGGCTTCATCAGCTGGTCGCTCATCAACCTGTGCCACATCCGGTTCATGAATGTCCTCAAGTACCAAAACATCCCCCGTGACGAGCTCCCATACAAGGCCCCCTTCCAGCCCTACCTCTCGTGgttcggcttcttcttcaacctccTGATCCTCATCACAAACGGCTTCACAGTCTTCATCGAGTGGAACACGAGCGACTTTTTCGCGTGCTATGTCAGCGTTCTGCTCTTCATTGTCCTTTATGTCGGCCACAAGATTGTCTACAGGACCTCGTGGAAGTGGATTCCCCTTGCAGAGGTGGACATTTCCAAGGGCCGATCCGATGCGTGA
- a CDS encoding uncharacterized protein (EggNog:ENOG41~TransMembrane:1 (i9-28o)): protein MKRLSDAETVLLTGATGYLGAFLLKYLLENTSAHILCMVRFTDPSGDCRPAGMARIRKNLIDLGIWSDSMLERMEIVPGNLARSRLGLSPEAFEELASRVEVIVHSAATVNLVYPYAALRNANVNGTREIIRLASRGGATLHHISTNGVLPPSLEGWSEDTTIDFDDVPNKLQDGYGQTKWVAEKLVVEASKRGIPVKIYRPGTISGHSVTGAANTYDLLNALVVESLHLGQAPDVADWVMEMTPVDFVSRAIITLADHTQGQQLVYHLGDPSPIKASSLFDSLAELGYETGRLEWDEWVDLWREKRESRGGDEPFTVDILRGGMPTVDLLKGSIVLKDGATQPTLDLYGLKRVNIDNALLETYMRHFYARGWLPKPPRRLTANGTVAAIGAKKGRLAGKVAIITGASSGIGAAVAAGLAKEGASVALAARRTDALEGIKAKINSSISGSKVLIHKTDVSNKAQVDALVAEAAEKLGPVDIIVCCAGVMYYTMMANVQTDEWERTVDVNCKGVLNCIAATVPGMLARKTGHVVAISSDAGRKVFPGLGVYSASKFFVEATLQALRVENAGSGLRVTAIQPGNTATDLLGMSTDAEAVKKYGEPSGAKILDPEDVARSIVYAVCQPEHVAVNEILIEPRDEPI from the coding sequence ATGAAACGCCTCAGCGATGCGGAAACGGTCTTGCTTACGGGAGCCACTGGTTACTTGGGAGCTTTCCTTTTGAAATACCTCCTCGAAAACACCTCGGCGCATATTCTGTGCATGGTTCGATTCACGGATCCTTCAGGAGATTGCCGCCCTGCCGGAATGGCCCGAATCCGCAAGAACTTGATCGACCTGGGCATCTGGAGCGACTCGATGCTGGAGCGTATGGAGATTGTACCGGGCAACCTGGCCAGGAGCCGGCTGGGTCTATCTCCAGAGGCTTTCGAAGAGCTTGCATCTCGTGTTGAAGTCATTGTCCACTCAGCCGCCACTGTCAACCTTGTCTATCCCTATGCCGCCCTGAGAAACGCAAACGTGAACGGAACAAGGGAGATTATTCGTCTTGCCTCGCGTGGCGGAGCAACACTGCACCACATCTCTACCAACGGCGTTCTCCCACCTTCACTTGAGGGCTGGTCCGAGGATACCACAATTGATTTTGACGATGTCCCCAATAAACTGCAAGATGGCTATGGACAAACCAAATGGGTTGCAGAGAAACTGGTGGTTGAGGCAAGCAAGAGAGGCATCCCGGTCAAGATTTACCGACCAGGCACCATCAGCGGCCACAGCGTCACTGGTGCTGCGAATACCTATGATCTTCTCAATGCCCTGGTTGTTGAATCGCTCCATCTCGGTCAGGCTCCCGATGTTGCCGACTGGGTCATGGAAATGACCCCCGTTGATTTCGTCAGCAGAGCCATCATCACACTGGCTGACCACACTCAAGGCCAGCAGTTGGTATACCACCTCGGAGATCCTAGCCCGATCAAGGCATCATCTTTGTTTGACTCTCTAGCCGAGCTAGGCTACGAAACGGGACGCCTGGAGTGGGATGAATGGGTAGACTTATGGAGGGAGAAGCGAGAGTCTCGTGGAGGAGACGAGCCGTTTACCGTCGACATCCTGCGTGGAGGAATGCCCACTGTCGACTTACTAAAGGGCTCTATTGTTCTCAAAGACGGTGCCACCCAGCCAACTCTCGACTTGTATGGCTTGAAGCGCGTCAACATCGACAATGCCCTGCTTGAAACATATATGCGGCACTTTTACGCCCGAGGATGGCTTCCCAAGCCGCCTCGTCGACTTACAGCCAACGGAACAGTCGCAGCTATCGGCGCAAAGAAGGGACGCCTAGCCGGCaaagtcgccatcatcacaggTGCTTCTTCTGGCATCGGCGCTGCAGTCGCCGCAGGCCTCGCCAAGGAGGGAGCATCTGTAGCTCTCGCAGCACGCCGAACCGACGCCctcgagggcatcaaggccaagatcaacagcagcatcagcgggAGCAAGGTCCTCATCCACAAGACCGACGTTTCAAACAAAGCCCAGGTCGACGCCCTCGTAGCAGAGGCCGCGGAGAAGCTCGGCCCCGTCGACATCATCGTCTGCTGCGCCGGCGTCATGTACTACACCATGATGGCCAACGTCCAGACCGACGAGTGGGAGCGCACCGTCGACGTCAACTGCAAGGGCGTGCTCAACTGCATCGCCGCCACCGTCCCCGGCATGCTCGCCCGCAAGACGGGCCacgtcgtcgccatctccTCCGACGCCGGCCGCAAAGTGTTCCCCGGCCTGGGCGTCTACTCGGCCAGCAAGTTCTTCGTCGAGGCGACACTGCAGGCCCTGCGCGTGGAGAATGCGGGCTCGGGCCTTCGCGTGACTGCCATTCAGCCGGGCAACACGGCGACGGATCTGCTCGGCATGTCTACGGACGCcgaggccgtcaagaagTATGGCGAGCCGTCGGGGGCCAAGATTCTGGATCCGGAAGACGTGGCGCGGTCGATTGTGTATGCCGTGTGCCAGCCGGAGCATGTTGCGGTGAATGAGATTTTGATTGAGCCACGGGATGAACCCATTTAG
- a CDS encoding uncharacterized protein (EggNog:ENOG41), whose protein sequence is MTESADADEQVPLEDLTPEEASRIIHSHRKVRYGTACWPCRQRKVKCDNQQPCENCVKREHPQLCSYKPNRSSAGKHAATASHSRKRARSLSDGDDNVKAERGDSWPPAIGISTNQEDAESVPDRYVGQNSIPALLGEQSPNDKDDGTSIRRDMRSILGLDTSAPFPLMSSQHLQRIARDIATELPSDREVMKLFRTYKEIPQPFWGFVIDIDELESDLMIYLEDRSRNASKTGRASKPVTASWLAILFAVLAVGSQYHESPYHIRTKDSQKYIQISFHLLRLANFLLRPSFDSIQALLLTNFVLLNDMKAEASWALTGLTCRLAQSLGLHRPAIRGSRESSPLAVKSKEMIRRRLWWTCVWHDTLTSLSFDRSSMTNIPSCPIPQIGDAAIGNYNYLEMMYNLVEIISRRLNPDVMAISSYEQIIGNCEAVEELRKRAAPPYAGQGKMQDSAGPPPILRHPPPYVVCHICGVPAGASKGLSL, encoded by the exons ATGACTGAAAGTGCCGACGCGGACGAGCAGGTGCCGCTCGAAGATCTGACACCTGAGGAGGCGAGCCGCATCATCCACTCGCATCGGAAAGTTCGGTATG GGACCGCGTGCTGGCCGTGCCGCCAGCGCAAGGTGAAGTGTGACAACCAGCAGCCTTGCGAGAACTGCGTCAAGCGCGAACACCCTCAGCTCTGCTCATACAAGCCGAACCGATCATCGGCGGGCAAGCACGCCGCCACTGCTTCTCACAGCCGCAAGAGGGCGCGCTCACTCTCTGATGGCGATGACAATGTGAAGGCCGAGCGCGGGGACAGCTGGCCACCGGCAATTG GCATCTCCACCAACCAAGAGGATGCCGAATCAGTACCTGATCGCTATGTCGGACAAAACAGCATACCGGCTCTACTCGGGGAGCAATCGCCAAATGACAAGGACGATGGAACCAGCATCCGCCGGGACATGCGCTCCATCCTCGGGCTTGATACCTCGGCGCCCTTTCCTCTCATGTcatctcagcatcttcaacggATTGCTCGAGACATCGCGACCGAATTGCCGTCGGATAGAGAGGTCATGAA GTTGTTCCGTACATACAAAGAGATTCCGCAACCTTTCTGGGGCTTCGTTATTGATATCGATGAACTTGAATCCGATCTCATGATTTACTTGGAGGATCGATCTCGAAATGCTTCCAAGACTGGCAGAGCATCAAAACCGGTGACGGCCTCCTGGCTTGCTATTCTCTTCGCAGTCTTGGCGGTTGGTTCCCAGTACCATGAATCGCCGTACCATATTCGCACAAAGGATTCGCAAAAGTACATACAGATCTCATTCCATCTGCTCCGGCTAGCAAACTTTTTGTTAAG ACCATCGTTTGACTCGATCCAGGCGTTACTGTTGACCaactttgttcttctcaatGACATGAAAGCTGAGGCATCGTGGGCTCTCACGGGCCTTACATGCCGTCTCGCCCAGTCTCTGGGGCTGCATCGCCCAGCCATTCGCGGCAGCCGCGAAAGCTCACCCCTCGCCGTCAAGTCCAAGGAAATGATTCGACGTAGGCTATGGTGGACATGCGTCTGGCATGATACCTTGACATCTCTATCATTCGACCG GAGCTCAATGACGAATATTCCGAGCTGTCCAATTCCTCAGATCGGGGACGCAGCCATTGGAAACTACAACTACTTGGAAATGATGTACAACCTCGTCGAGATCATCTCGCGCCGACTCAACCCCGATGTGATGGCCATCTCCAGTTACGAACAGATTATTGGAAACTGCGAGGCAGTCGAAGAGCTTCGTAAACGTGCGGCCCCCCCATATGCaggacaaggaaaaatgCAAGACAGCGCTGGACCGCCTCCAATTCTTCGCCATCCACCTCCATACGTCGTTTGTCATATCTGTGGCGTGCCGGCCGGCGCTTCGAAGGGACTGTCCCTTTGA
- a CDS encoding uncharacterized protein (EggNog:ENOG41~TransMembrane:1 (n4-14c19/20o590-611i)~SECRETED:SignalP(1-19)): MRSSLISAAALLFTHSALADVPLITNATEYIDLANSQGGFPSQTFRSSAIVAPIFLVNKWEKDKVDNASYVFLGTVYGEWKAGPMIFDARDMSLIYADQRYENTYTSNVHTINGSRYFAFWEGGHTRGHANGNCLFFDEDYNLRYTVTAQGLGDAEADMHELSVTKDGSVIFSTYFNIPYDCTSVGGPENALLMDSGFQEVDAATNQLIFDWHASRFFDINDSFAIYNGDYGVSPDSGFDFFHINSIQKTDDGNYLVSSRHLSLLTLVDGKDGHPIWILGGRKNQFTDLSNGEATNIGWQHDARILPSNNSSETHITLFDNHGEYSGVCQEKCQTRALHIAIDPVALTARVVSQFFHPENIDSGAMGGYQTLGSGNVMTGWGHNPGFVEYTSDGAPVMDFQRGIIGSDVLADMFAYRVNKGDWTGRPPWPPTMAADAPNASTVDATVYVSWNGATDVASWAIFASDNHKTINNYTNLIAESPRQGFETVIPLTTKDITRRYLAAAAVSASGDVLGSTVVLDLENDGQPAIVTSDIVSLKPPSPPPPPPPPPSSPPPESSPVPPTPPSPPSPPSPSASISSDEQSLSTGTLGVMGGSVFSVVGVFYAAAFYWRRKARLRGGHGEEGYRMVDRED; the protein is encoded by the exons ATGcgctcttctctcatcaGCGCAGCCGCGCTTCTCTTCACACACTCTGCTCTAGCCGACGTCCCGCTCATCACCAATGCAACCGAATACATCGACCTAGCCAACTCTCAAGGCGGCTTTCCCAGTCAAACGTTCCGCTCTTCAGCCATTGTTGCTCCCATATTCTTGGTAAACAAGTGGGAAAAGGACAAAGTCGACAATGCATCATACGTCTTTCTGGGCACAGTCTACGGAGAATGGAAAGCAGGTCCCATGATATTTGACGCTCGCGACATGAGTCTCATATACGCAGATCAGAGATATGAAAATACATATACATCAAACGTACATACCATCAACGGCTCACGCTACTTTGCCTTCTGGGAGGGCGGCCACACCCGCGGCCACGCCAATGGAaactgcctcttcttcgacgAGGACTACAACCTCAGATACACCGTGACAGCGCAAGGGCTcggcgatgccgaggccgacaTGCACGAGCTTAGTGTTACGAAAGACGGCAGCGTCATCTTCTCGACGTATTTTAATATCCCTTACGACTGCACCTCTGTGGGAGGGCCGGAAAACGCCCTCCTCATGGATAGCGGCTTCCAGGAAGTCGACGCAGCAACTAATCAGTTAATCTTTGACTGGCATGCTTCTAGATTTTTCGACATTAACGACTCATTCGCCATATATAATGGGGATTACGGTGTAAGCCCAGACTCtggctttgactttttcCACATCAACTCTATACAAAAG ACTGACGACGGCAACTACCTCGTCTCCAGTCGCCACCTCTCCCTCCTCACCCTCGTAGACGGCAAAGACGGCCACCCAATCTGGATCCTCGGCGGCCGCAAAAACCAATTCACAGACCTCTCCAACGGCGAAGCCACCAACATCGGCTGGCAGCACGACGCCCGCATCCTGCCCTCCAACAACTCAAGCGAGACACACATCACCCTCTTCGACAACCACGGCGAATACAGCGGCGTCTGCCAGGAAAAATGCCAAACCCGCGCTCTCCACATCGCCATTGACCCCGTCGCCCTCACCGCCCGCGTGGTCAGCCAGTTCTTCCACCCGGAGAACATCGACTCCGGCGCCATGGGAGGATACCAGACGCTTGGCAGCGGGAATGTCATGACAGGATGGGGACACAACCCCGGCTTTGTAGAGTATACGAGTGACGGAGCGCCCGTGATGGACTTTCAGAGAGGAATTATTGGCAGCGACGTTTTGGCAGACATGTTCGCCTACAGAGTGAACAAGGGAGACTGGACCGGGAGGCCGCCGTGGCCACCGACTATGGCTGCTGATGCACCTAATGCCAGCACAGTAGATGCCACCGTTTACGTTTCATGGAACGGTGCAACCGACGTAGCCTCATGGGCCATA TTTGCCTCTGACAATCACAAGACCATAAACAACTATACAAACCTCATTGCCGAATCTCCTCGTCAGGGATTCGAGACCGTTATCCCTCTCACAACAAAAGATATTACTCGCCGGTAcctcgccgcagcagccgtaTCAGCCTCGGGCGACGTCCTCGGTTCAACGGTCGTCCTCGATCTTGAAAACGATGGCCAGCCTGCCATCGTCACAAGCGATATAGTAAGCTTGAAGCCGCCatcccctcctcctcctcctcctccgccaccatcatctccgccgccggAATCATCTCCAGTACCACCGACGCCTCCATCACCGCCGTCACCACCATCTCCGtcagcctcaatctcctcagaCGAACAGAGTCTCAGCACTGGCACGTTAGGAGTAATGGGCGGGTCAGTATTCAGCGTTGTGGGTGTTTTCTACGCCGCAGCATTTTactggagaagaaaagcaagattAAGGGgtggccatggagaagaaggatacaGAATGGTTGATAGGGAAGACTAA
- a CDS encoding uncharacterized protein (EggNog:ENOG41), whose product MASGPLGSRPHKKSAQELDRIIRRLNDTFALELSKPDVTLSPRKSRERYRSDEEARVEDIYRKIQQLYYTGDDRLAAYIGHFEQRGRIILSESASRSPGNPTPAANRALLQKCLLDILCEVDDPESRPWSKRESEEIQDASPKRAKGHLYEHHDAVDALPVRSRESFANISTVIASGSRSVSRSQGEAVRPSPQQRSFDRTFLSTRTSFHSEVFSTQAQNVSFISQTSVGSELPSRSNNYPYSQTTVADSFSEATGSSEDEIIPKRFSDFSLREKEDLSGRSKYPNNSQSQVPASSSSQSRQDGSDCVGKPLEERFAKIWRMSSRLLVVSRIVANNIVR is encoded by the coding sequence ATGGCGTCAGGCCCTTTGGGGTCTCGTCCGCACAAGAAATCTGCCCAAGAGCTGGACCGTATCATTCGAAGGCTCAATGATACCTTTGCTCTGGAGCTCAGCAAGCCCGATGTTACGCTCTCGCCTCGCAAGTCCCGAGAGCGTTATCGaagcgatgaagaggctCGAGTTGAGGATATATACCGGAAAATCCAACAATTGTACTACACAGGAGATGATCGGCTAGCCGCATACATCGGGCATTTTGAACAGCGTGGGCGCATCATTTTGTCTGAGTCTGCGTCACGGAGTCCCGGTAACCCCACACCTGCGGCAAatcgagctcttcttcaaaaatGCCTGCTAGATATCCTCTGCGAAGTAGATGATCCAGAATCGAGGCCGTGGAGTAAGAGAGAATCCGAGGAAATACAGGATGCTTCTCCGAAACGGGCCAAAGGCCATCTATACGAGCACCATGATGCCGTGGATGCCCTTCCAGTTCGCTCTAGAGAGTCGTTTGCGAATATTAGTACGGTGATTGCCTCTGGGAGTCGCTCTGTGAGTCGCTCTCAAGGAGAGGCTGTTCGCCCATCTCCTCAGCAAAGATCCTTTGATCGGACATTTCTCTCGACTCGAACGTCATTTCATTCCGAGGTGTTTTCAACGCAAGCGCAAAATGTGTCTTTCATTAGTCAAACATCTGTTGGCTCTGAATTACCAAGTCGTTCGAATAACTACCCATACTCGCAAACCACAGTAGCCGATTCTTTCTCAGAAGCGACTGGATCAAGTGAAGATGAAATTATACCGAAAAGATTTTCTGATTTCTCTCTTCGTGAGAAAGAAGATCTCAGTGGCCGATCCAAGTACCCGAACAATTCGCAATCTCAGGTTcctgcatcttcatcgaGTCAATCACGCCAAGATGGTAGTGATTGCGTAGGCAAGCCCCTGGAAGAAAGGTTTGCCAAAATTTGGCGTATGTCTTCGCGTTTACTAGTAGTCTCGCGGATTGTAGCTAATAATATTGTGAGATAG